The nucleotide sequence TGCCGCTGCGCCGCCTGCTGCTGCACTTTCGCGGCGGCTGGAGTTCCGACGGGCAACTTTACGCGGACAGCTCCGGCCAGGCGGTCAAGGTCAGCGGCTACGCCGCCGGCATGGCTTGCGAATTCGGTAATTCCCTGCTGCTGGAGATCGCCTTTCAGCGGCAAAGCGCGGACTGGCCGGAAGTCGGCTATTTCACCGATGAACCGGCGGTATCCAGCCACTATAGCGCCGACCTGCTCAAGTTTTCCCTGACCTACAGGTTCGGCAGGATCTTCAAGGAATAGCCCTTTACCGAAACGGCCTTGGTAGACGGTATACGGTGGACGGTGGACGGTAAGAAAAATAAAAGTACTAAAATTTCGGATATTACGGCTTACTCTTGCCGTAAACCGTCAACCGTCTACCGTCAACCCATTTCAATAATTACCTATTACCGTCTACCGTCAGCCGTAAACCTATATCAATAATTACTTTACTCCCGTACACCGTCCACCTTACACCGAGTTCTGTTCTTGCATAACCCCCCCGCCCGATATATAATCCTGCCATGCTTTCCAAACTCCGCAAGCTCGACCTGGCCATCATCCTGTCCGCCGCATGGACCATCGTTTGCTATTTCTTTTTTAAACATGGCACATTCACCTTCTTCATGTGGCTGACCATCATCCTTGCCCTGGTGCGGCTGCTGGGCATCATCCGCCGCCGCCTGCTCTGGAAGATCCGCAACCGCCTGATCATTTCCGGGCTGTTCTTTATCGTTACGCCGATCGTGCTGATCACGGTCTTTTTCTACCTGATCATCAACATCATCATCTACCAGTACAACACGGCCATTTTCGAGAACCTGATGGCCAACGACATCCGCAGCTTCGAGACGAGCAGCGACTATTACCTCGGCCTCGCCGACGAAGCCCGCATCAAGCTCGAGGTGCAGCGCTACAAAAACCGCCGGCCGCCGTTCCTGCGCCTGGCCTTCTACAAGGAGACGGACGCCGGCTACCGGGCTTTCTTTACCTACCCCGAGGACCTGCCGCTGGCCGCCTTCGACGCCAACGGCCCGCTGGCCAAGTTCGAATCGGGCTATTTCAAGATCAACGGCCAGCTCTTTCACGGCGTGCAGCGGCGGAGCAACGGCTACGCGGTGATGATCTTCGAGGCCCTCAGCCAGGAATACTTCAACGCCATGCCCCCTGTCGGCGACTTCAAGGTGCTGTTCATGAACGCCGGCGGCAACACCCTCAGCGCCTCCTCGGACGAAATATCGGCGCGCCTCAGCGACAAGGATTTCGCCGGCTTTGAAAAATACCATTTCCCCTTCCCCTTTCCCTTCCGTTATTGGGATTTCGACGACGTGAAGGACGGCCAGCCGGCGCTGAAGCTCAACATGTTCCTGCTGATCAACGACTATTCGAAGATCCTGCAGAAATTAAAAAGCTCCGACCGCGGCCGCGAACTGGAAAAGCAGATCCAGCCGCTGGAAAAAGAGATCGCAGCCGCCAGCCCCCAAGGGGGCGGCGAAGCCGCCAGTAATCCGGACGCGACGAAAGCCCAACGCCAGAAGCTGGCCGAGTTGAAGCAGGAGCAGCAGTTGCTGCGGCAGCGGCTCAGCGAGAGCTCGTCCCTGCCGATCGCCACCATGGTCCGCTTCATGCTCGGCCTGTTCGGCTTCTTCATCGTCATCTCCTTCATCATCGGCTTCCGCATGGTGCGCGTGATCACCAAGGCGGTCAACGAGCTGACCAAGGGGACGGAAAAGATCCGCCGCGGCGATTTTTCCCACCGCATCCGCATCAAGTCGGGCGAGCAGATGCATTTCCTGGCCGAATCGTTCAACGACATGGCCTCGGGCATCGGCAGGCTGCTGCGCGAGGAAAAGGAGAAGGAGCGACTGCACGAGGAGCTGCGCATCGCCCGCGGCATTCAGCTGAAGCTCCTCCCGCCCGACCGCTTCAGCTGCCCCGGTTTCG is from Candidatus Aminicenantes bacterium and encodes:
- a CDS encoding SpoIIE family protein phosphatase, whose amino-acid sequence is MLSKLRKLDLAIILSAAWTIVCYFFFKHGTFTFFMWLTIILALVRLLGIIRRRLLWKIRNRLIISGLFFIVTPIVLITVFFYLIINIIIYQYNTAIFENLMANDIRSFETSSDYYLGLADEARIKLEVQRYKNRRPPFLRLAFYKETDAGYRAFFTYPEDLPLAAFDANGPLAKFESGYFKINGQLFHGVQRRSNGYAVMIFEALSQEYFNAMPPVGDFKVLFMNAGGNTLSASSDEISARLSDKDFAGFEKYHFPFPFPFRYWDFDDVKDGQPALKLNMFLLINDYSKILQKLKSSDRGRELEKQIQPLEKEIAAASPQGGGEAASNPDATKAQRQKLAELKQEQQLLRQRLSESSSLPIATMVRFMLGLFGFFIVISFIIGFRMVRVITKAVNELTKGTEKIRRGDFSHRIRIKSGEQMHFLAESFNDMASGIGRLLREEKEKERLHEELRIARGIQLKLLPPDRFSCPGFDLAAVNIPAQEIAGDYFDYFYQEDEFLSVLVADVSGKGAQAAFYMAELKGIMNVLQKSGQSPAAILSECHLSMQNSFEKVTFITINLVRFDLKQRQLVFSRSGHTPALFFEAAGKGCRELAPRGMALGLNNFSRERIEEMRLPYHSGDILFFFSDGLSEIMNADEKMLGMASLQALLVAHADLTAVEIKEKILEHAIAFSEKQANADDLTFVVIKVR